GGCTGCGGCCACGCCGGCTTCCGAGAGAACCTGACGGCCTTCCGGCGAATCGGCCGCCAGGCCCTTGAACTGCATCGGCGCCTCATCCACGCCGAAGTTGATCCGGTACCGCTCTTCGACTCGCTCGAAATCTTGACGTGTCAAATCGGCTTTGTCCGGCGCGGCGGCAAATTCCGCCAGTTGCTCCTCGTTGTAAATATTGGGAACCACCGACGCCACCAGCGGCTCGCCCAAGATGAACTTGATGGCTGCCTGGCCGAGGGTCATGCCGCGCCCCTCATGGAGAAACTTCAGGGTATCAATCTTTTTCAAGCCATTGGTCAGCCAACTCTGGGGCCGATGGCTCCGATGATCGGTTTCTGAAAACTTGGTGTCGGCGGTGTACTTGCCTTCCAGCATGCCGGAACTGTGCGGGACACGAATGAGGAACGAGGTGCCGACCGGGCGGCCGGCGGCAATGAGTTGCCGGCCCGGGTTCTGCTCGAGCAGGTTATAGATCATGTGCATGACACCGATGTTTCGCTCGCGGATAGCGGCCACGCCCTCCACCAGCCAGCCAATCGCCGGCCCCAGGGCCACCCCTCCGGCGCGAATTTTTCCTTCGCGTTTCAGCTCGTCGAGCGCCGCAAAAAGCTCGTCGTTGCGGATATCCGCCAGGCGGGGGTTGTGCGCGAGATAGACATCAATGTAGTCGGTCGCGAGTCGTTCGAGC
Above is a genomic segment from Candidatus Acidiferrales bacterium containing:
- a CDS encoding aldo/keto reductase; its protein translation is MVRPVLKSPLPVKASPPSLMVGKPAFGQFSTHEAEAMRYRKIPGTDVAVSEVGFGVWTVSTGWWGEFTDEAAVQLLRRAYSLGVTLFDTADAYANGRGETLVAAALRDVRQKIAIVDKFGYDFYSQPGERRGQQELPHDFSRKFIKFACEQSLERLATDYIDVYLAHNPRLADIRNDELFAALDELKREGKIRAGGVALGPAIGWLVEGVAAIRERNIGVMHMIYNLLEQNPGRQLIAAGRPVGTSFLIRVPHSSGMLEGKYTADTKFSETDHRSHRPQSWLTNGLKKIDTLKFLHEGRGMTLGQAAIKFILGEPLVASVVPNIYNEEQLAEFAAAPDKADLTRQDFERVEERYRINFGVDEAPMQFKGLAADSPEGRQVLSEAGVAAAGMQAN